From a single Andrena cerasifolii isolate SP2316 chromosome 8, iyAndCera1_principal, whole genome shotgun sequence genomic region:
- the LOC143372637 gene encoding uncharacterized protein LOC143372637 isoform X2: protein MERRVLFLLTSVLVLDTIGAKPIPELENSDLELLVPKDTVHRGYMFWLGRPFYDQDDWGDNSYSGFQLNRRSSTVSYANVGAGWGR, encoded by the exons ATGGAAAGACGTGTGCTGTTTCTCTTAACGAGTGTCTTAGTGCTCGATACCATAGGTGCAAAGCCGATTCCCGAATTGGAGAACA GCGACTTGGAATTGCTCGTACCCAAAGACACCGTGCACCGTGGGTACATGTTTTGGTTGGGCAGACCTTTCTACGATCAAGATGACTGGGGTGACAACAGCTACTCCGGTTTCCAGTTAAATCGACGATCATCCACCGTATCCTACGCGAATGTTGG AGCTGGATGGGGTCGCTGA